A genome region from Salvia splendens isolate huo1 chromosome 19, SspV2, whole genome shotgun sequence includes the following:
- the LOC121778911 gene encoding F-box protein At5g49610-like: MHYPPFILSQMATLLPELIFEILSRTSLETLEQCKSVSKDWKQIIYDPTFIPLHSLRTNSLFGYFFQTLKSSNYRSAFVSTAAGAIESTWPRCDGVEILASCDQGILICERQICCRNKRFYACKPATAQWQPLPNPKLRYQTKAVAVVVARSHPLRYVIVRLYALGSQLHCEIFDSERWRWEKIIECSPPYGEIVMNGSPSVTTAGRFVHWLTLNDSVLTLDVEKRRFRCSALPGCLPKSRWTWPRLVEYEGELGFMCQVEEKEMEVWSNGKKKAVVNMRDTGLQHPVAVEFCSSNVVFITSMEGGGFYNLQNRSFSKVEVPYDLRIPLQVFRFRSDTQIVHLNASQHHNNNKIHLFCSM, from the coding sequence ATGCATTATCCTCCATTCATTCTCTCACAAATGGCGACATTGCTGCCGGAGTTGATCTTCGAGATTCTGAGCCGAACAAGTTTGGAAACGTTGGAACAATGCAAATCCGTTTCAAAGGATTGGAAACAAATCATTTACGACCCCACTTTTATCCCTCTCCATTCCCTACGAACCAACTCCCTCTTCGGCTATTTCTTCCAAACCTTGAAATCTTCAAATTACCGCTCCGCCTTCGTCTCCACAGCCGCCGGAGCCATCGAATCCACGTGGCCCCGCTGCGACGGCGTCGAAATCCTAGCCTCCTGCGATCAAGGCATTCTCATCTGCGAGAGACAAATCTGCTGCCGCAACAAGCGGTTCTACGCCTGCAAGCCCGCCACCGCCCAATGGCAACCTCTCCCCAATCCCAAACTCCGCTACCAAACCAAGGCCGTtgccgtcgtcgtcgcccgaTCCCATCCCCTTCGCTACGTCATCGTTCGATTGTACGCGTTAGGGAGCCAGCTCCACTGCGAGATCTTCGATTCCGAGAGATGGAGATGGGAGAAGATTATCGAATGCTCGCCTCCCTACGGAGAGATTGTGATGAATGGCTCGCCCTCTGTCACCACCGCAGGCCGATTCGTGCACTGGCTTACATTGAACGACAGCGTGCTGACGCTGGACGTGGAGAAGAGGCGTTTTCGATGCTCTGCGCTGCCAGGATGCCTTCCTAAGAGTAGATGGACGTGGCCGAGGTTGGTGGAATATGAAGGGgaattagggtttatgtgtCAAGTAGAGGAAAAAGAGATGGAGGTGTGGAGCAATGGAAAGAAGAAGGCGGTGGTGAATATGAGAGATACGGGTTTGCAACACCCGGTGGCTGTGGAGTTTTGCAGTAGCAATGTGGTTTTCATAACAAGTATGGAAGGAGGTGGTTTTTATAATTTGCAAAATCGCAGTTTTAGTAAAGTTGAAGTACCTTACGATCTTAGGATTCCATTGCAAGTGTTTCGATTCAGATCCGATACACAAATTGTTCATCTCAATGCCTCCCAACACCACAACAACAACAAGATACACCTTTTTTGTAGCAtgtaa